A window of the Fusobacterium sp. IOR10 genome harbors these coding sequences:
- a CDS encoding phage terminase small subunit P27 family: MQRFLKKFQHRLALQSVKKIPENEKFIAKKEKIEVTEMGRPAKNINLSNSHMSKADKEKRKKSEEKLKGKSDNIKPAAHLNQNQQKLFYELVKELEGSEILSNLDVYVLSACAISLDRIAFSENILNKSPLNKDAMKIQDQYMKQFLRLCSELGLSPQSRSRISSIVSSLKNKNKDPVLKILKR; encoded by the coding sequence ATGCAAAGGTTTTTAAAGAAATTCCAACACCGTTTAGCATTACAATCAGTGAAAAAAATCCCCGAAAATGAAAAGTTTATTGCAAAAAAAGAAAAAATAGAGGTGACAGAAATGGGAAGGCCAGCAAAGAATATAAATTTATCTAATTCTCATATGTCTAAAGCAGATAAAGAAAAAAGAAAAAAATCAGAAGAAAAATTAAAAGGAAAATCAGACAATATAAAACCTGCTGCACATTTAAATCAGAATCAACAAAAATTATTTTATGAACTTGTAAAAGAATTAGAAGGTAGTGAGATCCTATCAAATTTAGATGTATATGTATTGTCTGCATGTGCAATATCTTTAGACAGAATAGCATTTTCAGAAAACATATTAAATAAAAGTCCTCTTAATAAAGATGCTATGAAAATACAAGATCAATATATGAAACAATTTTTAAGATTATGTAGTGAGTTAGGATTAAGTCCCCAATCAAGAAGTAGAATATCATCAATAGTATCATCATTAAAAAATAAAAATAAAGATCCTGTACTTAAGATTTTAAAAAGATGA
- a CDS encoding Abi family protein, producing MEKKYDKPFKTYLEQLNILKEKYGLNLNFSVQELEIIKSISYYDIVNGYKECFMDKNDTYLKGTTLNFMFKFLQFDKNFQNILFKYSVFAENNFKTNLAYSISNNFGVEADSFLKEDNFQKFDADPERKYKLEKLLRNIKRTSLKTKDPPTNFYRENHNHIPPWVLFKNIKFNSSIDLYSALKGTDKKEIYEEYLQNYNISKNDKTDFLKNMLTIVRKFRNKIAHNGKFITYNIENKYQLLPRCLEKIFVNAPLVFSKDDIKTSLGRRDIYGMILALTILIKNKALVLSMLQEINFLFSTESKIINKYINITKLPDNFIFRINKLAFYVSEEQEKSKNKLIANVKQKDEL from the coding sequence TTGGAAAAAAAATATGACAAACCATTTAAAACATACCTTGAGCAGCTAAATATTTTAAAAGAAAAATATGGTTTAAACTTAAATTTTTCTGTTCAAGAATTAGAAATAATAAAATCAATTTCTTATTATGATATAGTAAACGGATATAAAGAATGTTTTATGGATAAAAATGATACATATCTTAAAGGGACTACTCTCAATTTTATGTTCAAATTTTTACAATTTGATAAAAATTTTCAAAATATATTATTTAAATATAGTGTCTTTGCAGAAAATAATTTTAAGACTAATTTGGCTTATTCCATAAGTAATAATTTTGGAGTAGAAGCTGATTCTTTTTTAAAAGAAGATAACTTTCAAAAATTTGATGCAGATCCTGAAAGAAAGTACAAATTGGAGAAGCTTTTAAGGAACATAAAAAGAACATCTTTAAAAACCAAAGATCCACCAACGAATTTTTATAGAGAAAACCATAATCATATTCCGCCTTGGGTTCTTTTTAAAAATATAAAATTTAATTCTTCTATAGATTTATATAGTGCTTTAAAAGGAACAGATAAAAAAGAAATTTATGAAGAATATTTACAAAATTATAATATTTCAAAAAATGATAAAACTGATTTTTTAAAAAATATGTTAACTATCGTGAGAAAGTTTAGAAATAAAATAGCCCATAATGGTAAATTTATAACATATAATATCGAAAATAAATATCAATTACTTCCTAGATGCTTAGAAAAAATATTTGTTAATGCCCCATTAGTCTTTTCTAAAGATGACATTAAAACTTCTTTGGGGAGAAGAGATATTTATGGAATGATATTAGCATTAACTATTTTAATAAAAAATAAAGCTTTAGTGCTTTCCATGTTACAAGAAATAAATTTTTTATTCTCTACGGAATCAAAAATAATTAACAAATATATAAATATAACTAAGCTACCAGATAATTTTATTTTTAGAATTAATAAATTGGCTTTTTATGTTTCAGAAGAACAAGAAAAAAGTAAAAATAAGCTTATTGCTAATGTTAAACAAAAAGATGAATTATAA
- a CDS encoding helix-turn-helix transcriptional regulator — MDEYIVPEANRLKLANCLIEKRKELHLGLNQVSLKLNITSSLYSRLENGKLLKINPFLIQKIAKGLKLDYKELYKIIGYLKDEDFKIYEEYNHLSKNNICGNKGNINLGEIINSKLDSKESDLTDDLTDSEKEQVRTFINFLKSQKK, encoded by the coding sequence ATGGATGAGTATATTGTTCCTGAAGCAAATAGATTAAAGCTAGCTAATTGTTTAATAGAAAAAAGGAAAGAATTACATTTAGGACTTAATCAAGTTTCTTTAAAATTAAATATAACTAGTTCTCTTTATTCTAGGCTTGAGAATGGAAAATTATTAAAAATAAATCCTTTCCTTATTCAAAAAATAGCAAAAGGACTGAAGCTAGATTATAAAGAATTATATAAGATTATAGGTTACCTTAAAGATGAGGATTTTAAAATTTATGAAGAATACAACCATTTATCTAAAAATAATATTTGTGGCAATAAAGGAAATATTAATTTAGGAGAAATAATTAATTCTAAATTAGATTCTAAAGAATCAGATTTAACAGATGATTTAACAGATAGTGAAAAAGAACAAGTAAGAACTTTTATTAATTTTTTAAAGTCTCAAAAAAAATAA
- a CDS encoding NINE protein has translation MKDLEKIIDLEKQEPTRIKKMPFFFLAFFLGTFGAHKFYQKKYFLGILYIVFSWTYLSGIAGIIEAILCLFKKVDSDGYIIPKTSILPKTKIFFFDVAGTFYENEDGKERQDLIKRFVKEEKKYLSFEKYDGLTASQIKDYPIGMEVYEVPETKEWENEIEFEFEPDNEYDENAIKVNLSYHGCIGYVPREDNILVGELIKNGQIKAITHSITGGNYKYFDGESIEKDEEEYEISVNISYKVDFSENLNNNN, from the coding sequence ATGAAAGATTTAGAAAAAATTATAGATTTAGAGAAACAAGAGCCTACGAGAATAAAGAAAATGCCTTTTTTCTTTTTGGCTTTCTTTTTAGGAACATTTGGAGCACATAAATTCTATCAAAAAAAATATTTTTTAGGAATACTTTATATAGTCTTTTCTTGGACTTACCTTTCAGGAATAGCTGGAATAATAGAAGCTATTCTTTGCCTTTTTAAAAAAGTTGATAGTGATGGATACATCATACCAAAAACTTCAATTCTACCTAAAACCAAGATTTTCTTTTTTGATGTAGCAGGTACTTTTTATGAAAATGAAGATGGTAAAGAAAGACAAGATTTAATTAAAAGATTTGTTAAAGAAGAAAAAAAATATTTATCTTTTGAAAAATATGACGGACTTACTGCTTCTCAAATAAAAGATTATCCTATTGGGATGGAAGTTTATGAAGTCCCTGAAACTAAAGAATGGGAAAACGAAATTGAATTTGAATTTGAGCCAGACAATGAATACGACGAAAATGCAATTAAAGTTAATTTAAGTTATCACGGGTGTATTGGGTATGTTCCTAGAGAAGATAACATTTTAGTTGGAGAACTTATTAAAAATGGGCAAATAAAAGCTATAACTCATAGTATAACTGGCGGTAATTATAAATATTTTGATGGGGAATCAATAGAAAAAGATGAAGAAGAATATGAAATATCTGTAAATATTTCATATAAAGTAGATTTTTCTGAAAATCTAAATAATAACAATTGA